The DNA segment CGAACCTATCCCGTCACCGGCACCGTCACAATCAACGGCGAGAAAGCGGAGAACGCGTTTGTGGTTCTCTATTCGAGCGAAGGCAAAGTCGACGTTCGCGGATCGCAGCCATGGGCGATTGTTGAAGCGGACGGCACCTTCCGTATGACGACTTATGAGCGAGGCGACGGGGCCCCGGTCGGTACGTATGACCTTACGCTTTACTGGCCTAAGAGCCCGATGGGCGATCGGACCGACCGCTTGAAGGGAGCTTACTCGTCGCCGGACAAAGCCGTGATGAGTGTCACCGTCGTGCGGGGCACAAACGAACTGCCGCCGATCGAACTGGAGAACATTCCCGTGCTGCCGCCTGCTGTAGGACCGTCCGGCAATCCGCTTGATGTGAACTGACAAGTCGCTTCCGCCTAGCAAACTACCAACAGACTTCGCAATGTCGAAGCGTTCGCTGCGCGGACCTTCCACCCCCTTAGACGTATCCCAAAAGAAAACCATGAATCAGAAACTGACTGCCTGGCTGCTTTGCCTGGCTTCGCTTCTCACGGTGAGCACGGCCCATTCCGCGGAAGACTCGGGCGAAGATCCAGCCCCGGAAAAGCCGATCTCCAGCCAAACGCTCGATCGTGAACTCGGATCGATCCGGGGGCAAATGTTCAACGTGGAAGGCGAGACCCTGGAAGATCGCCAGAACGCTTTTCGTGAAAAGCTCGTCGAGGCATTCGTAACCGTCGACAGCTACCTCGCCGAAGATCAGCCAGAGGCAAACCAGATTCGGCTCTACAAGTTCAAGACCGAGCTGTTTCGCTACGGAATCAAGCTGAGCGTTCCCCAATCGCAAGAGAAGCTGGAAACGCTGCTCGCGGAACTGAAGGACTCGGAATTGGCCTCCCTGCGAGAAGTAGCCCGCCGAGAAGGCCTGATGTACGAACTCGACTCGTTTAGCACTTCCCCACCGGAACGTCAGCAACGACTGCTTAGCGATTCGGTCGAATACGTCACGTCGCTCGAGCCCAACTCGGAAACCAATCTGACCATGATGACGATCAGTCGACAGATCAGCACCAGCAAGGTTCCACACGAGACCGCGCTGGCACACCAACAGTTTGCCGATCATCTGGCCAAGTCGGACGACAAGAAATTGAAGGCGGCCGCCGAGAAACTGCGTGCGACCGGGCTTCGCTTGGACCTGCCAGGCAAGCCGCTCGAACTGACGGGCACCACCATCGCGGGTGAGTCCTTCGATCTGAAAGATCTGCAAGGCAAGGTTGTCCTGGTCGACTTCTGGGCAACCTGGTGTGGTCCTTGTATCGCCGAGTTCCCGAAGATGAAGGAGCTTCACGCCAAGCATCACGACGCCGGCTTCGAGATCGTCGGCATCAGCCTCGACGACAATCACGAACACCTGGTGAAGTACATGGAGATCAATCCGGTTCCGTGGACCATCCTGCACGAAGCCCTGAAGGAAGGTGATCGCGGCTGGGATCATCCTGCGGCGAAGAAGTACGGCATCAGTGCTATTCCCTGCATGCTACTGATCGGCCGCGATGGCAATGTGATCACGACCCATGCCCGCGGGGAAGAACTTGAGCAGCTAATGGAAACGTTGTTCCCCGAAGAAGCACCTTCGCAGTCGTAGCTTTCGGCGACCATTCCGAAGTCCCCTATTCTGAGCCCGACCGGAAGATCAGGAACTGCCTCCCTGACTTTCTGCCGGGCTCAGTGTTTGCGCTGTCTTCTTTGGCTACACAACTAAGGTTGCACGAACGCCGGAGCATTCGACAAGTTCTCACGCACCAGGCTGGCATCCGCTTCATCTAACCAAGGAAGCATCTCATTCGCCCTGGCGACAATTGCCCGCAGTATCTCGCTCGCGTCGCGATGCTTTTTCCAGTAGTTCTCTGGAACCTTTAGTACCACGCCCAACAAGTCTCCAGGATAAAGTTCGGCCTCGAGTAGCGGATCGACTTGCAGTCTATCTAACGCGAGCGGCACCAGGAACGGCAAGCTGATTTGTTGGCCGAGCATCACTCGCAAGTCTTCATCCGTGAAGTCCGACAGCGGGACGCGTCGCAGTCGGTGGCACGTTCGCATGATGTAGGTGTCTCCACTAGTCTCTCCCCAGTCGTTTCGTTCGAGGTCTTGCAGGCTCTTTTGGCGGTCGAAGTTCATCGTCATTTGTCGATCGCTTTTACGGATTCCGGTGTGGGAAGCGAATTTCCCCGTGTCGCTCCTCTTTCATGATATGCGATAGACATCGCGCACGAAAAAACGCTCGCCAGATGGCAAGCCTTTCGATGTTTTCAATTATCTTCGTCGACCGATGGTGTTACGCCTTCGAGGTCAAGTCGAAGTCGAAGGTGTTCTCGCCGGGTTGAACGTCGGCTTCGAGTTCGCTCTTGATGTTGTAGCGAGCAGGAATTCTCGGTTTGTTTGACTTGAACTTTTTAGGTCGGGTCGGTGCACGGCCATCAGGATCCGCTTCGGCTTCGCTCGGTTCTTCATCGGCGTCTTCTTCGCTCGGGGCGATTTCAACACGATTGTGGCCAATCTTGGTTCCACGAGTACTGCGGATATAAGTCAACTCGTATTTTCCATCCGCGTCGGTTCGACCACGGGCAGGTCGACCATCATCTGGCTGGAAAACAACGACAATGCCACTTAGCGGGGCACCATCGAACGTGACAGTTCCGGTTACCTGACCGAGCTCCGGTTGATCGCTAGGACCACCACAACCAGGCAGAGTCAGAAGCATCACTGACAAGGCTACCACCAGGTAAGCAGCTTGAATAGCTTTCACGGTACAACTCCGATTGGGGCTCAATTATCTTGGGTTCCGTAGCTTGGCAGCCGAGTCGCCCTACTGTTGGCGACACGGCTCGTTCGTTATCGGGACTTCGATCTAGAAGTCGCCCAGGACTTCGCCTTCGGCACGAGTGCTCAGACCTTGGTAGGTCGACATGTTCATGTTTTCCGAAAGGAAGCGGACGCTGCCGTCACCCATCAGGAAGTGTGCTCCGCCTGGATGCCAGCTACCGGCAGCTTCTTCGGCACCACCATTAATTGGGTCGTTACCTTCCGCGGCGATCAGGTACTCGGTCATCTCGTAAGGAGGATTACCGTCGGCACCGTTCGAGAAGATCGCGCGTCGGTCACAGCCGCCACCAAAATGCCCCATCGCATCGCCACCGGTGTCTGGGACTTCGCTAACGAAGATCGTATTGGAAAGGCCGTCGCGCACGTCCGCGAAGCGGGTCTTGCTGTCGACGTAGAAAATGCCGTTGCCATTCGCGCAACCCCACGCATTGGTCCGCATGTCGGTCAGGTCGAGGACGCCAGTGCATTTGCAGTCGTCGTTGCCATTACCAATTCGGGTACCCATATTGCCGTTGTAGTTGGATGGCTGATAGCCATTCTTCTGCTTATTGTTGCTGACGTCTTCCTGCGAAGGACACCAGAACACGTTGACAATCGTTTCTTTGACAACCAGCGGCTTACCCGAACTTTGGCTGCCCTGTTCATTGCCGAAACCGTCCGAACCTTGAATTGCTTCGTAAAGGTTCTTTTGTTCGAGATAAGGCAGAATGTTCGCGTGCCAGGTCCAACCATGACCGCTGTAGTTGGTACCGGACGAGTTCGGCATCCCTTGGTTACCTGCCGACAAGCTCAGATACGTGTCGTGATAGTTGTGAAGCGCCAGGCCGATCTGTTTCAGATTGTTCTGGCAGTGCATTCGTCGAGCAGCTTCTCGTGCCTGTTGGACAGCCGGCAGAAGCAGCGAAATCAAAACGCCGATGATGGCGATCACCACCAAAAGCTCGACCAGGGTGAAGCCACTTCGGCCAAGATTAACAATAGATGACGTAGGACGGCTCATCTCAAACAACTCTAAATCAATACAGGGAACATTGGTTGAAAACTTTGCGTTTTCAGGGTCGCGACTCAAAACCTTGCCGCGTTGACGGGGTTAATAGAACGGCCATGTTTCGGAGTGCCCAGGGTCATTTCCCGCAGCCTTTGGACAATTCATCGAAACTAAACAGAAGTGCTTCGTCCCCAGTTCCATCGGGGGAAATTGACTCGCATACCAGAGATTCTGATGCGCAATCGCGAGGCACTAAATGGTGCTACCAAACACCCCGCTGAGTGCTAATTTCTCGGTAATATGCACTCGAGTTCGGCACCAAAGAAGGGATCTTCCCTGAAGGCTACCGAGCGCCGAACCACCTCTCTTCAGAGGTATTCACATCTCGCTGAAAGTAAGAACCAAGTAGCCCCAGAGACGCTCCCAAGCGAGCGAGTTTCCATCGTCATCGACGTGCCGATCGCTTTCGTACGCACCGGCCTAGGTAGCGATATTCAGAAGCAATTGGAAGAACTTGCGGCTGCAAACATCGGAAAGGTTCTCCGCAGAGAATCGCGTTCCTTTGATCCTGTGGCTCGAATCAATAACCAACCCCCAAATTCGACACACGCCGCTCAAGCTCCCAACGGTCCCATCGCCCATCGATGGGCGTCAGAGTGCATTGTACGGTACCCTCGCGAATCCAAAGGGTCTTGCCATCGCCGGTCATTAAAGAGTCCCCGACTTCCTGAAGTTGGCGAAGCTCCTCTGCCCCCATCGACGTCTCCGGCAACGAATCGGTATTTATGGAAATCCAAGTCAGCCAGTTCTTCCGTCAAGGTTGCAAATGCCCGCATGGCCGGGTCACTCCAGAGCGCGACGAGGAACAGCAGACCTCGCTTGATATCTGCAATGGTTTCGAGTGTTGGTTCAGCGACAAACTCGATCTGGTCGACTGGCAGACGAGAGTATTTCCTCAAGAGTTCTTGGCCGTCTAATTCGTCGCCATGGGATAGCCCCATTTGGTATTTCCTCCGCAGTGGCCTGCACCACGCTCTGCTTTCATTGTTGTTGATGAACACTCTGGTACCCTTTTGATCTCCACCCAGAATTTGACGCTAACACCACCTGACGGGATTGCCCGTTTCGACCGACGCCTCAAATACCGTTCGCAGAGCCTTCACGATGTCATCAAAATCAGAAACAAGCCTTGGACGCTGCTCGACCTGGAATTCAGAGGGATACTCAAATCGACATTGCCCGTTCGGTTTCTCCCAACTGCCATCTTCCCAAGGAATTTGCTGGCCACGAATTGCGATTCCAGAGTCGTAGACATCGCCGGTATCCAAATTCTCCCAAGCAATTCCGTCACAGTGCCCGTCAACCTTCTTCCCGCTCTTATGAAACTGCCTGAATCTTGTCGCACGAAACAAGTCTTCGCCCGAAGTCGCATCGACTGCAACGAACTCAAACTCACTTAAGCCAGCATTGACTTCATAACTTCGGGAAAGAATGAAGACACCTCCGTAGGCGGCAACATATTCATAAAGCCCCTTACCAGATGCTATATCAATAAGGAAGGTCTTTACTCCGATCTCTCCGGCAGAGGCAAAGAAGTCTAATTCTTCGATTGCTTTGGCACTCGCTGCTGATGGTGTCAAACCGCCGTTCGCATTTGGGAGTTGCTCTTTCAGAACCCGGAAGTGCTGCCAGCCGACTTCACCCAGAGCCTCTTGGAACTGACGGTAGCCTGTCCAGTTGGAGATGCGTTCGCGAGCAAAGTCCATGCCTTTATGCCCACAGCACGACTGCCCCCATTCGTAATGCTTGGCCCAGTTTTCACCAGAGTTATGCTCTTTTTTGAGATTGATGTAACCTTCGTTATCGACTTCAAGCCATTCACTTGGAAATGGAGGAGGCTTGGTCTTCCCATCTCGAAAGCAGTTACACATCACAGTGGCGTCAAGGCCCATGCGTCACACTCCAAACACTTTGCCCAAAATCGGATTTCGATGTTGCCCGTCGCACTCGTCGCAAAAGTAAGCTTTGTTCCACCGGCCGAAGTGAACTCATCCATCGATGTTTGCTACGATCAATTCCCCGCCCATTGCTTGAGGTTTCCGATGTAGTCAACTCTGGTGAAAGGAATCGACGTAGGTGCGTAAAATGTGTTTACAAGTCTCGACCTTGAAAACCTTCTACCGCTGCCCGAAACGCGCTACGGCCAGCCTGGCGAACGCATCGAGGATTCCAATCGACCGAATGACTTACAAATTTCTGGATCGTGATGTCGAAATCGTCCAATGGAAACTCGATTTCTGTTGCCAGTGATTTTACTCCCAAAATCGCTTCCTCTACCTGCTGTTCTTCGAGATCGGCAAGCACCTCGCCCGTCCGCCAATCGGTTCGATTTACCGTGATCGTTCCGGCATCGTTATGCTTGGGGCTAATGCGAACTTCGACTCCGCCTACGCTTTCTGCACCGGCATTCTGTTTGATGATATAGCATGACCCAATTGAGTAATTCGCCATCACATACTCTCCAAGCACTTGCGTGCTCGAACTTGGACTTCCGATGGGATCGCATCGTTCTCAGCGATATTCTCAAGCAAAGCGTGGAGATTCTTCCCGTCCACTTCGGGGACGCCTGAGTTGAGCAACCGGTGAATCATGATCACGCCAAACTCGGATGGAACCGCTTGAACAGACTGAACGAGGGCAGACTGATAGTCGGGAAGACTTTCTAAAGCATGCACCATTCCCCAGAAAACACCGGCACCGTCATCGGTGGGAAATCGTTCGAATACATTCAGCAGAGAAGCAATTCCCCGAGAGGTGACATCACGGGCAAACAACTCCTCAAGTAATTCGTCCAATCCCAACCATTCTCCATCCACCGGTTGGAAAGCTTGAATATCATCGGCGATGTCTGACTCAGGCCTGCTCATCTCACTCACCTAAAATCTTCACCCAGATCGGTTTTCGTTGTCGTTAATGAACACGCTGGCGGTGATATGCATCGCATTGCCCATCCCCGACTGGGATACTGTTGGTCTCAGGCCGGAAACCCGCCCAGACGAAACGGCAACCGAAGATTGTCATACCGGCTGAACTTCAAAATCAGAGGAAGACTCACCTGGAAGTCTTCGAAGCTCTGAACGACCACGGGTTCAGGACTCGCAGTGGCATCCTCATTCAGATCGTGAAGTTGCTGCGGTCGCTTGATAGTTTCTGAACTTCAGACCTGAATTGATGGCACTGACTTAAAAATCTTCTTTGATAGCACTTCACGAGGACAGAGCTCTACATCGCCAGAACTTGAAATTCGGATATGCTCGATTCCAAGATTTCGCTTGTCGAACCCCCAACCAGATAATGTAACCACTCTGATTGTCAGGAGATCGTTTTTAACAGTGGATCTGGTTGTCTCAATATTTGGCTCCGCTTTCCAGAATTCCTTCTCGTCCAGGACAAATTCCTCACCAAAGGAAAGTCCCTTACCAAACGAACGAAGTGAATCTGAATTTTGTAGAACACAATGACTTGACATCATTGCACCGTCAAAGAACATAAAAATTAGTTGAGATAACACCTGAGGATCGCAGTTTGGAAGTTGTGCCCAATTGTCACTAAGTATGGTCTCAATCTCTTTACCTGCTCTCGTCAACCTAATAGCTCGTCGCTCGTTTGCGTCATAAAGGCAATAAGTCCCAATTCGGATGCCAGGAAAATCAAACTGGCTACACCTTCCAAGAATCATATAGGTTTTGGACGTTGCAAACGGTGACAGTCGCGGGTCAGGTTCGATCTCACGACTGAGGGTGTAGCACTCGCTCCAAACTTCCTCACCGAGGTCTTTTCGAATGAGATCAATAGGCTTCACGATTTCTATTCCCCAACTACTTCGACCAGAACACGGTTGTCCGGTCGCTCATAGAACTGGCCATTGAAAATTTGTTCCACCGGTCGCAGTGAACTCCTCAAGTAATTCGTTCATTTCCAACCATTCTACATCCACCGGTTGGAAAGCTCGAATATCATCGGCGATGTCTGACTCAGGCCTGCTCATCTCACTCACCTATAATCTTCACCCAGATCGGGTTTCGTTGTCGTTGATGAACACGCTGGCAGTGATTTGCATCGCGTTTCCAAAACCCGATTTAGATACTCTAGATTTTTCACCGGAAACCGGCGCTACCGCCCCCAAAAGCACGGCCACCAAAGAACATCTTACCCGCTTAACTTCGAGATGTTTACGCCGAAGTCGTCGCCAAGGTCGCAGAACTTCGGGAGCAGGGAAAGCCCCACATGAAAGTCTGTGAAGCACTGCCTGAGCTGGGATTCAGGCCCCGGACCGGTAAGCTCTGGCGGCATTCCCAGCAAATCGTGAAGCTGCTGCGGTCGTTCGCACCATCTGGCTCGGCACGCATTGCCTGGCACTAAAAACCAACACGTCGGAGGAACTCAGTTAGCGAGTCGGACACCCTCCGCCACTTGCACGTTCCGTCGCTCCAATCAGTGGCGATCACACTGGGATCAGATTCGACGCCCTTCCGAAAGTCGAGAGCTATCCCAACATCATCTCCAGGAAACCGATTGACTGCGATGAAAAACGAACTGCTCACGTCTCGCCACGGAAGGTCAGGCACGCTTATAGAATCGCTGCCTCTCATTTCATGGAACAACGAAGATGAATCCGGATCGTCTGCCAAATGTCCTGATGACTCAGATTCCATCGAGTCCACGGACAAGAAGTCCACCGGATCGTTGAGAAAGGGAACTACCATCTTGATTACGTCGTCGCCCGGATGCACCCATTTTCCGTTATCCATCAATGAGGTGATACATGGCGGCAACGGGAGGCCATTTACAATGACAGTCTCTTGTTTGTTCATCAGGTTTATTCGTAAATCTTGCCGCAGTAGAGGAACGTTGCACACATCTTTCACGGTGAAGCGTCTTTTAGACCTTGA comes from the Bremerella sp. JC817 genome and includes:
- a CDS encoding TlpA disulfide reductase family protein gives rise to the protein MNQKLTAWLLCLASLLTVSTAHSAEDSGEDPAPEKPISSQTLDRELGSIRGQMFNVEGETLEDRQNAFREKLVEAFVTVDSYLAEDQPEANQIRLYKFKTELFRYGIKLSVPQSQEKLETLLAELKDSELASLREVARREGLMYELDSFSTSPPERQQRLLSDSVEYVTSLEPNSETNLTMMTISRQISTSKVPHETALAHQQFADHLAKSDDKKLKAAAEKLRATGLRLDLPGKPLELTGTTIAGESFDLKDLQGKVVLVDFWATWCGPCIAEFPKMKELHAKHHDAGFEIVGISLDDNHEHLVKYMEINPVPWTILHEALKEGDRGWDHPAAKKYGISAIPCMLLIGRDGNVITTHARGEELEQLMETLFPEEAPSQS
- a CDS encoding contact-dependent growth inhibition system immunity protein, translating into MTMNFDRQKSLQDLERNDWGETSGDTYIMRTCHRLRRVPLSDFTDEDLRVMLGQQISLPFLVPLALDRLQVDPLLEAELYPGDLLGVVLKVPENYWKKHRDASEILRAIVARANEMLPWLDEADASLVRENLSNAPAFVQP
- a CDS encoding DUF1559 domain-containing protein encodes the protein MSRPTSSIVNLGRSGFTLVELLVVIAIIGVLISLLLPAVQQAREAARRMHCQNNLKQIGLALHNYHDTYLSLSAGNQGMPNSSGTNYSGHGWTWHANILPYLEQKNLYEAIQGSDGFGNEQGSQSSGKPLVVKETIVNVFWCPSQEDVSNNKQKNGYQPSNYNGNMGTRIGNGNDDCKCTGVLDLTDMRTNAWGCANGNGIFYVDSKTRFADVRDGLSNTIFVSEVPDTGGDAMGHFGGGCDRRAIFSNGADGNPPYEMTEYLIAAEGNDPINGGAEEAAGSWHPGGAHFLMGDGSVRFLSENMNMSTYQGLSTRAEGEVLGDF
- a CDS encoding carboxypeptidase-like regulatory domain-containing protein, encoding MKAIQAAYLVVALSVMLLTLPGCGGPSDQPELGQVTGTVTFDGAPLSGIVVVFQPDDGRPARGRTDADGKYELTYIRSTRGTKIGHNRVEIAPSEEDADEEPSEAEADPDGRAPTRPKKFKSNKPRIPARYNIKSELEADVQPGENTFDFDLTSKA